Proteins from a genomic interval of Campylobacter concisus:
- a CDS encoding L-seryl-tRNA selenium transferase yields the protein MKKITLFLAFALALVLSGCGTKRQYFEPAQTSGKISLSKDMPSYIKSANANGATLDNGNIITKNGLNTNIKLPENFNFLNENNGFIISASINGDLNVTDPSGHSVYSNKFPTAIVAASLDQNLLAAISTANHIYLIDINTATTIMEYSSSNIAAVDSRVVAPFFMSSLIVYPALDGKIYIVQKETGRILRDVVVSSENFFNNIIFLGVEGDNLIAATAKKLIVINPSQTVYYDGEIKDVLVNNDEIYIFKKDGTIVRTNLMLKEQNKVNFKFAIFSAATIINNKLYIIEKTGYVIKTNLDLSGAEIYEFSDEIKDKSFMGNDTFYYDNELVNLGQ from the coding sequence ATGAAAAAAATTACTCTTTTCTTGGCTTTTGCCTTGGCTTTAGTTTTAAGCGGATGTGGCACAAAAAGACAATATTTCGAGCCAGCTCAAACCTCTGGCAAAATTTCTTTGTCAAAAGATATGCCATCTTATATCAAATCAGCAAATGCAAATGGCGCCACTCTTGACAACGGCAATATCATCACCAAAAACGGTCTAAATACAAACATCAAGTTGCCTGAAAATTTTAATTTCTTAAATGAAAACAACGGCTTTATCATATCAGCTAGTATAAATGGCGATCTAAATGTGACAGATCCTAGTGGACACAGCGTTTATAGCAATAAATTTCCAACAGCAATCGTTGCTGCTTCTCTTGATCAAAACCTATTAGCAGCTATCAGCACGGCAAACCACATCTATCTAATAGACATAAATACCGCAACAACAATAATGGAATATAGCTCGTCTAATATAGCAGCGGTTGATTCAAGGGTCGTAGCACCATTTTTTATGAGCTCGCTTATCGTTTATCCGGCATTAGATGGCAAAATTTATATAGTACAAAAAGAGACTGGTAGAATTTTACGTGACGTGGTCGTAAGCTCTGAAAATTTCTTTAATAACATCATATTCTTAGGCGTTGAGGGCGATAATCTAATTGCAGCAACAGCAAAAAAACTAATCGTCATTAACCCAAGTCAAACGGTTTATTATGACGGTGAGATCAAAGATGTACTAGTTAATAACGATGAAATTTATATCTTTAAAAAAGATGGTACGATCGTAAGAACAAATCTTATGCTAAAAGAGCAAAATAAAGTAAATTTCAAATTTGCCATCTTCTCAGCAGCTACTATTATCAATAATAAGCTCTACATAATCGAAAAAACAGGCTACGTTATAAAAACAAATTTAGACCTCAGTGGAGCTGAAATTTATGAATTTAGCGATGAGATAAAAGATAAAAGCTTTATGGGCAATGATACCTTTTATTATGATAATGAACTTGTTAATTTAGGGCAATGA
- the gatC gene encoding Asp-tRNA(Asn)/Glu-tRNA(Gln) amidotransferase subunit GatC has protein sequence MQIDDTLLNKLEKLSALQISDEKREEVKKQLSEIVSFVDILNELDLSSDEAVVSSIKGGTPLREDEPRPSDVIDTILKYAPSREGHFFAVPKIIE, from the coding sequence ATGCAAATAGATGATACTCTTTTAAATAAATTAGAAAAACTTTCTGCCTTACAAATCAGTGATGAAAAAAGAGAAGAAGTAAAAAAACAACTAAGTGAGATTGTATCTTTTGTTGATATTTTAAACGAACTTGATCTAAGCAGCGATGAAGCTGTAGTTAGCTCTATAAAAGGTGGCACACCTTTAAGAGAAGATGAGCCAAGACCAAGCGATGTGATTGATACGATCTTGAAATACGCTCCTTCGCGTGAAGGGCATTTTTTTGCTGTACCAAAAATAATAGAATAA
- a CDS encoding type IV pilus twitching motility protein PilT: MDLIEQLQAKNLSVKIPEDNSLNNLAGDIKTLLKTVVSDKASDLHLVSRSEPQIRVDGALKPIDFGVLRGKDIENLCFALITDEQKSELENNKELDFAIELPDIGRFRGNYYYTMNGDLAAAFRIIPINIPSLDELNAPQIFKHIIKREKGLILVTGPTGSGKSTTLAAMLNEINLNYRKHIITIEDPVEFVHNNKKALFSHRNIGTDATSYSRALKSAVREDPDIILVGEMRDRETISTAITAAETGHLVFGTLHTNSAIQTINRIVDSFDGSEQLQVRNMLSVSLTAVVSQSLIPKIGGGRCAVHEILINNMAISNLIRENKIHQIYSQMQLNQQQTGMSTQTQALMKVLKEGKITKENALAYSTSQQELQNLIGTI; this comes from the coding sequence ATGGATCTAATCGAACAGCTTCAGGCAAAGAATTTAAGTGTAAAAATACCAGAAGATAATAGCCTTAATAATCTTGCTGGCGATATAAAAACACTTTTAAAAACTGTTGTGAGTGATAAGGCAAGCGATCTTCACCTTGTTTCAAGATCTGAGCCGCAAATAAGAGTAGATGGTGCTTTAAAGCCTATTGATTTTGGCGTGCTAAGAGGCAAGGATATAGAGAATTTATGTTTTGCTTTGATTACTGATGAACAAAAAAGTGAACTTGAGAATAATAAAGAGCTTGACTTTGCGATCGAGCTTCCAGATATTGGTCGCTTTCGTGGCAACTATTACTATACCATGAATGGTGATTTAGCTGCTGCTTTTCGTATAATCCCAATAAATATCCCATCTCTTGATGAGTTAAATGCCCCACAAATTTTTAAACATATTATTAAGCGTGAAAAAGGTCTTATTTTGGTTACCGGACCAACAGGAAGTGGTAAATCAACAACTCTTGCAGCCATGCTTAATGAGATAAATTTAAATTATAGAAAGCATATTATTACAATTGAGGATCCAGTCGAGTTTGTGCATAACAATAAAAAAGCCCTATTTTCTCATAGAAATATCGGCACTGACGCAACTTCTTATTCAAGGGCTCTAAAATCTGCGGTTCGTGAAGACCCAGATATCATACTTGTGGGCGAGATGAGAGATAGAGAAACGATTTCAACGGCTATTACGGCGGCTGAGACTGGACACTTAGTCTTTGGTACGCTTCACACAAATTCAGCCATTCAAACTATAAATAGGATCGTTGATAGTTTCGATGGAAGTGAGCAATTACAAGTAAGAAATATGCTTAGTGTTTCGCTAACTGCTGTCGTTTCACAAAGTCTGATCCCAAAGATAGGCGGTGGAAGGTGCGCTGTGCATGAAATTTTAATAAACAATATGGCTATCTCAAACTTGATACGTGAAAACAAAATACATCAAATTTACTCTCAGATGCAGCTAAATCAACAACAAACTGGTATGAGTACGCAAACCCAGGCTTTGATGAAAGTACTAAAAGAGGGTAAGATTACAAAAGAAAATGCGCTAGCTTATTCAACTAGCCAGCAAGAACTTCAAAATTTAATAGGAACTATATAA
- a CDS encoding CvpA family protein has protein sequence MDLVTWFDIIIIALVLMLGIKGILNGLIKEAFGLIGLIGGLIIASRFSDLSGEFITKNIYKFENPSFLQFVAFISLWLVFWIVCLLVGKFLSKIVSVSGLGFLDRLGGFVMGSGKIFLTFSAVVAVISGTSLNNIIAPYFANSKVYPVLIETGKWITNLDVKNIKSELDEIVARPMDTNKTDAFISMDANASVNTDSNITKGE, from the coding sequence ATGGATTTAGTAACGTGGTTTGATATTATTATTATTGCTCTTGTCTTGATGCTTGGCATAAAAGGCATATTAAATGGACTTATCAAAGAAGCTTTCGGGCTTATCGGACTTATCGGTGGCTTAATTATAGCTAGCAGGTTTTCAGATCTATCTGGTGAGTTTATAACTAAAAATATATATAAATTTGAAAATCCTTCGTTTTTACAGTTTGTTGCATTTATCTCTCTTTGGCTAGTTTTCTGGATAGTTTGCTTGCTAGTTGGTAAATTTTTATCAAAAATAGTTTCAGTAAGCGGACTTGGTTTTTTGGATAGACTTGGTGGATTTGTTATGGGAAGTGGAAAAATTTTCTTAACATTTTCGGCAGTAGTTGCTGTGATATCTGGCACTTCGCTAAATAATATAATTGCTCCTTATTTTGCGAACAGTAAAGTTTATCCGGTTTTGATAGAAACTGGCAAATGGATAACAAACCTTGATGTAAAAAATATCAAAAGTGAGTTAGATGAGATAGTGGCAAGACCAATGGATACAAATAAAACTGATGCATTTATCTCAATGGATGCAAATGCTAGTGTAAATACCGACTCTAATATCACAAAAGGGGAATAA
- a CDS encoding Fur family transcriptional regulator produces the protein MIENLEYDALLEKFKRVLRDNGLKYTKQREILLKTLYNNGEHFTPERLYLFIKETHPELNIGIATVYRTLNLLEESEMVTSISFGSQGKKFELATKPHHDHMICRKCGLIIEFEDPMIEKRQISIAKDHGFKLTGHMMQLYGICEKCSKNNIKGK, from the coding sequence ATGATAGAAAATTTAGAATATGATGCGTTGCTTGAGAAATTCAAAAGAGTGCTTCGCGACAATGGTTTAAAATATACGAAACAGCGTGAAATTTTACTAAAAACGCTATACAACAATGGCGAACACTTTACTCCAGAAAGACTTTATCTTTTTATAAAAGAGACACACCCTGAGCTAAATATTGGTATCGCAACTGTTTATAGAACACTAAATCTACTTGAAGAATCAGAGATGGTGACATCAATCAGCTTTGGTTCACAAGGCAAAAAATTTGAGCTTGCTACAAAGCCACATCACGATCATATGATATGCAGAAAATGTGGTCTTATCATAGAATTTGAAGATCCAATGATAGAAAAAAGACAAATCAGTATCGCAAAAGATCATGGCTTTAAACTAACCGGTCATATGATGCAGCTTTATGGAATTTGTGAAAAATGCTCAAAAAATAATATAAAGGGAAAGTAA
- the lysS gene encoding lysine--tRNA ligase gives MFDNQHEIQRLQSIDELRNLGINPYPHFLRRDMNISKFRLKFNYINDTEEKKAEGQLVGLAGRIKLIRDAGKAVFANIEDEDGNLQIYFSNKTLDPEWFKIVKKYVEIGDIVYVRGYAFITRTGEFSMHVSELSLASKSISPLPEKYHGLVDVETRYRQRYLDMIMNPEVRADFKRRSVIISTIRRFFEEKGFLEVETPMLHPIAGGANAKPFITFHNALGVERYLRIAPELYLKRLIVGGFEAVYEMNRNFRNEGMDLTHNPEFTSIEFYWAYHNYHDLMGITEDLFNVILDKLDMEKVVNFDGMEIDFSKPFKRISYKKALVEIGGLDENIINDKDKILAKLRADGLEANEKLDLGHLQAELFDNYVESKLIHPTFVIDYPISISPLSRRSDANPDVAERFELFIAGRELANGFNELNDPIDQYNRFKAQIDAKNAGDDEAHEMDEDYVKALGYGMPPVAGEGIGIDRLVMLLTDKKSIRDVVLFPAMRPLKNEIKENEK, from the coding sequence ATATTTGACAATCAACATGAGATTCAACGACTACAAAGCATAGACGAGCTAAGAAATTTAGGAATTAATCCATATCCGCATTTTCTTAGAAGAGATATGAATATCTCTAAATTTAGACTAAAATTTAATTACATTAATGATACAGAAGAAAAAAAGGCCGAAGGTCAGCTAGTAGGTCTTGCAGGTAGAATAAAACTAATTCGTGATGCTGGAAAAGCGGTTTTTGCAAATATCGAAGATGAAGATGGAAATTTACAAATTTACTTTAGCAATAAAACGCTTGATCCAGAGTGGTTTAAAATCGTTAAAAAATACGTAGAGATAGGCGATATCGTCTATGTCAGAGGTTATGCATTTATAACAAGAACTGGCGAATTTTCCATGCATGTAAGCGAGCTTAGCCTTGCTTCAAAGTCGATAAGTCCACTTCCTGAGAAGTATCATGGTCTAGTTGATGTTGAGACAAGATATCGCCAAAGATATCTTGATATGATAATGAATCCTGAAGTTAGAGCTGATTTTAAAAGACGCTCAGTGATTATAAGTACGATTAGAAGATTTTTTGAAGAAAAAGGCTTTTTAGAAGTTGAAACTCCGATGCTACACCCAATAGCAGGCGGTGCAAACGCCAAGCCATTTATCACTTTTCACAATGCCCTTGGAGTAGAGAGATATCTAAGGATCGCACCTGAGCTATACCTCAAACGCCTTATAGTAGGTGGCTTTGAGGCTGTTTATGAGATGAATAGAAATTTTAGAAACGAAGGTATGGATCTTACTCACAATCCTGAGTTTACAAGTATAGAGTTTTACTGGGCATACCACAACTACCACGATTTAATGGGTATCACAGAGGATCTTTTTAATGTCATTTTAGACAAGCTAGATATGGAAAAAGTTGTAAATTTTGATGGCATGGAAATTGATTTTAGTAAGCCATTTAAGCGAATAAGCTACAAAAAAGCTCTCGTTGAGATCGGCGGACTAGATGAGAATATCATAAACGATAAAGATAAAATTTTAGCAAAACTAAGAGCTGATGGCCTTGAAGCAAATGAGAAGCTTGATCTTGGTCACTTGCAGGCTGAGCTATTTGATAACTATGTAGAGAGCAAGCTTATACACCCAACATTTGTTATTGATTATCCGATTTCGATCAGCCCACTTTCAAGAAGAAGTGATGCAAATCCTGATGTGGCTGAGAGATTTGAGTTATTTATCGCTGGTCGCGAGCTAGCAAATGGCTTTAACGAGCTAAATGATCCAATTGATCAATACAACCGCTTTAAAGCGCAAATCGATGCTAAAAACGCAGGCGATGACGAGGCACATGAGATGGACGAGGACTATGTAAAAGCCCTAGGATACGGCATGCCACCAGTTGCAGGTGAGGGTATAGGCATCGATAGGCTCGTGATGCTTTTAACGGATAAAAAATCAATACGTGATGTTGTGCTCTTCCCAGCGATGAGGCCACTTAAAAATGAGATAAAGGAGAATGAAAAATGA